The nucleotide window CCTGCATTCGACGGGGCGGTCCTGGGACATACGGCCGCCTGCAGCCCCGCTCATCCCGCAGGAGCACCGTGGCAACTGGCCGAACTCACCGACCGGCGACCCGTAGCCGAGGAATTCCCGAGGCCACCGTCGCCCGACTTCCGTTGTACCTCCGCGCGCTGACGGGGCTCTCCGAGCGCTCGGTTCCCACGGTCTCGTCCGAGGAACTCGCCGCGGCGGCGGGGGTCAACTCCGCCAAGCTCCGCAAGGACTTCAGCTACCTGGGCTCCTACGGAACGCGTGGTGTCGGGTACGACGTGGAGTATCTCGTCTACCAGATCTCCCGCGAGCTCGGGCTCACCCAGGACTGGCCGGTCGTCATCGTCGGCATCGGTAACCTCGGTGCCGCCCTCGCGAACTACGGCGGCTTCGCCTCCCGTGGCTTCCGCGTCGCGGCCCTGATCGACGCCGATCCCGCCATGGCGGGTACGCCGGTCGCCGGGATCGC belongs to Streptomyces finlayi and includes:
- a CDS encoding redox-sensing transcriptional repressor Rex — its product is MATGRTHRPATRSRGIPEATVARLPLYLRALTGLSERSVPTVSSEELAAAAGVNSAKLRKDFSYLGSYGTRGVGYDVEYLVYQISRELGLTQDWPVVIVGIGNLGAALANYGGFASRGFRVAALIDADPAMAGTPVAGIAVQHSDELERIISDNGVSIGVISTPAGAAQQVCDRLVAAGVTSILNFAPTVLSVPDGVDVRKVDLSIELQILAFHEQRKAGEEASGSNAEQDDAPPLRATPASRKGPDGDIPAVMPA